From Neisseria musculi, the proteins below share one genomic window:
- a CDS encoding transposase produces MIKSTNEFKLEVVGFYLSLEYGYQATANKFGLSGSTVRKRVKTCHSHGLKDISAGTNPNQYIRLNSKCRLSILMN; encoded by the coding sequence ATGATTAAATCCACAAATGAATTCAAACTGGAAGTGGTGGGATTTTATTTATCACTGGAATATGGTTATCAAGCAACGGCAAACAAATTCGGATTAAGTGGTTCAACAGTTCGAAAACGAGTTAAAACCTGTCATTCTCACGGACTAAAAGATATATCCGCAGGCACGAATCCAAACCAGTATATTCGTTTGAATTCAAAATGCAGATTGTCCATCTTAATGAATTAG
- the traV gene encoding type IV conjugative transfer system lipoprotein TraV encodes MDMKLIPACFIAIMLGGCSSMFNIDNNITECSTSGRGTPCVSVRAAYHASQGYDPEAEVTAMEENGRMSRQNAKKSISPFAPQPIQNASDYPSPLLNQAKVMRVWINSYEDEDGNLVYPTRVYTEVEQRKWDTGYSLKRSGDNKGKRVTPLVPKSTPPQKALAEEPASASEAAKTAQSQGEETDSNEQIPNSLPQGLIAPLQ; translated from the coding sequence ATGGATATGAAACTGATTCCAGCATGCTTTATTGCAATTATGCTTGGTGGTTGCTCCTCCATGTTTAATATCGATAACAATATTACTGAATGTAGCACTTCAGGCCGTGGAACACCATGCGTCAGCGTTAGGGCAGCTTATCATGCTTCACAAGGATATGATCCTGAAGCAGAAGTTACAGCTATGGAAGAAAATGGGCGGATGAGTCGTCAGAATGCCAAAAAATCCATCAGTCCATTCGCACCACAACCAATTCAAAACGCATCAGACTATCCCAGCCCTCTGCTGAATCAGGCAAAGGTAATGAGGGTATGGATAAACTCTTACGAAGACGAGGATGGAAATTTGGTTTATCCGACTCGTGTTTATACCGAAGTAGAACAACGAAAATGGGATACAGGCTATTCACTCAAACGCTCAGGTGACAACAAAGGCAAACGTGTCACGCCCTTGGTTCCCAAATCCACTCCGCCCCAAAAAGCCCTTGCTGAAGAACCTGCTTCAGCTTCGGAGGCAGCAAAAACTGCTCAGTCTCAGGGGGAGGAAACAGATAGCAACGAACAAATTCCCAACTCTTTACCACAAGGCTTAATTGCCCCTCTTCAATAA
- a CDS encoding TraK domain-containing protein, translating to MKTTGKISILAVSLLLAACSSSKDPDQLSVAPVQEGAAQSKTKNARQRDFVAETRKTNTALPSNAQRRIVQVSAPRKTSQGTLIDIQERRVRGVHNITSRYGENHTVSISRNYPNTILTPFADPQVYDNGNKTHFGLDSYGSNLIVTPRNNQNIWLTIYDLANPRGLPVTLTLIPKAGMMSQTINVTVEKSPSEIANGLHPSSGSFAQKLTNILKSIAMQKLPAGFTVRPLREKVSLSKDMQTVPVERYSGVEFDVYRYRITNIGNAKFEFDEGSEEAFRKINKRVRAVTSYPQTTLYPGESTDVLILISKRGGGKS from the coding sequence ATGAAAACAACCGGTAAAATTTCTATCTTAGCTGTTAGTTTACTGCTCGCTGCCTGTTCATCGTCAAAAGATCCGGATCAGTTGTCTGTGGCTCCTGTCCAAGAGGGTGCTGCACAAAGCAAAACCAAGAATGCGCGACAAAGGGATTTTGTAGCGGAAACACGCAAAACTAATACAGCTTTGCCAAGCAACGCCCAGCGCAGAATTGTTCAAGTATCCGCTCCCCGAAAAACCTCTCAAGGCACATTAATTGACATTCAGGAAAGGCGGGTCAGAGGCGTGCACAATATAACTTCCAGATATGGAGAAAATCATACAGTCAGTATTTCCCGGAATTATCCAAATACTATCTTAACGCCTTTTGCCGACCCTCAGGTTTACGACAACGGCAATAAAACACACTTTGGTTTGGACAGTTACGGTTCTAATCTGATAGTAACTCCTCGCAACAATCAAAATATTTGGCTGACTATATATGACTTAGCTAATCCGCGAGGTTTGCCGGTTACGCTGACCCTCATACCCAAAGCGGGCATGATGTCTCAAACGATTAATGTCACAGTTGAGAAATCGCCTAGTGAGATAGCCAATGGGTTGCACCCCTCATCCGGCAGCTTCGCACAAAAACTTACCAATATTCTGAAAAGCATTGCCATGCAGAAACTGCCGGCTGGATTTACTGTAAGGCCATTGCGTGAGAAGGTTTCTCTTTCTAAAGACATGCAAACCGTGCCGGTGGAACGATATTCCGGTGTTGAATTTGATGTGTACCGTTATCGGATAACCAATATTGGCAATGCAAAATTTGAATTTGACGAGGGTAGTGAAGAAGCCTTCAGAAAAATCAACAAACGTGTCCGTGCAGTAACGTCTTATCCGCAGACAACACTTTACCCGGGTGAATCCACAGACGTACTTATTTTGATCAGTAAACGTGGGGGTGGGAAATCGTGA
- a CDS encoding IS1595 family transposase, with amino-acid sequence MRKSRLSQYKQNKLIELFVAGVTARTAAQLVSVNKNTAAYYFHRLRLLIYHNSPHLEMLDGEVEVDESYFGGQRKGKRGRGAAGKVAVFGLLKRNGKVYTVAVPNTQTATLLPIIREQVKPDSIVYTDCYKSYDVLDVSEFSHFRINHSTHFAERQNHINGIENFWNQAKRHLRKFNGIPKEHFELYLKECEWRFNNSKIKFQISILKQLVKQDLF; translated from the coding sequence ATGAGAAAAAGTCGTTTAAGTCAGTACAAGCAAAACAAACTGATTGAACTATTTGTTGCAGGTGTTACCGCTCGCACAGCGGCGCAATTAGTTAGCGTCAATAAAAATACCGCTGCCTATTACTTCCACCGTTTGCGCTTACTTATCTATCACAACAGCCCGCATCTGGAAATGCTTGATGGTGAAGTAGAAGTTGATGAAAGCTATTTTGGCGGACAACGCAAAGGCAAACGTGGTCGCGGTGCGGCTGGCAAAGTGGCTGTATTCGGGCTTTTGAAGCGTAATGGTAAGGTTTACACCGTTGCCGTACCCAATACACAAACTGCGACTTTATTGCCAATTATCCGCGAGCAAGTGAAGCCTGATAGCATTGTTTATACCGATTGTTACAAAAGTTATGACGTTCTTGATGTGAGCGAATTTTCACATTTTCGGATCAATCACAGCACACATTTTGCTGAGCGACAAAATCACATTAACGGAATTGAGAACTTTTGGAACCAAGCAAAACGCCATTTACGCAAGTTTAACGGCATTCCCAAAGAGCATTTTGAACTGTATTTGAAAGAGTGTGAATGGCGTTTTAACAACAGTAAGATAAAATTTCAAATTTCTATTTTAAAACAATTAGTAAAGCAGGATTTGTTCTAG
- the istA gene encoding IS21 family transposase has translation MLNQETVAAIKALKQQGKSIQGMTKELGLSRNTVKKYLPHKDCAPQYQRVGSKPGKPDPFKDYIRSRIEAAAPGRIPAAVPYREILETGFQGKVGIVSDYAAILKPKPDNEPALRFEIKPGRQMQADFTIIRRGGNPPKAFAATLGYSRASCVRFYDNGRTEARTDGLCNSFELFCGMAHKVLFDNAKTVMIQRDACAEDGRRLNPVLPAAADGYGFLSKICRHIGLGLKSRVELFKRYLKSGFIMPLQATLRSSGLLSDVQTADGCIGKRLSQTADARVHGTTGKIPTSV, from the coding sequence ATGTTGAATCAGGAGACGGTTGCAGCCATCAAAGCGCTCAAGCAGCAAGGCAAATCCATTCAAGGCATGACCAAAGAATTGGGATTGTCTAGAAACACCGTTAAAAAGTATCTGCCTCACAAAGACTGCGCACCGCAATATCAAAGAGTCGGATCAAAACCCGGCAAGCCCGACCCCTTTAAAGACTATATCCGCTCCCGCATCGAAGCCGCTGCTCCCGGCCGGATTCCCGCTGCCGTGCCGTATCGGGAAATCCTCGAAACGGGCTTTCAGGGCAAAGTCGGAATCGTCAGTGATTATGCCGCCATCCTCAAACCCAAACCCGATAACGAACCTGCGCTACGCTTTGAAATCAAACCCGGCCGGCAGATGCAGGCGGATTTCACCATTATCCGCAGAGGCGGCAACCCTCCGAAGGCCTTTGCCGCCACATTGGGTTACTCCCGAGCAAGCTGTGTCCGCTTCTATGACAACGGGCGTACCGAAGCACGGACAGACGGTTTGTGCAACAGTTTTGAACTCTTCTGCGGCATGGCGCACAAAGTGCTGTTTGATAATGCCAAAACCGTCATGATTCAACGTGATGCCTGTGCAGAAGACGGGCGCCGTCTGAATCCGGTGTTGCCGGCAGCAGCCGACGGCTACGGTTTCCTTTCCAAAATCTGCCGCCATATAGGGCTGGGACTAAAAAGCAGAGTAGAGCTTTTCAAGCGTTACCTGAAATCCGGTTTCATCATGCCTTTGCAGGCGACATTGCGTTCTTCAGGTTTGCTTTCGGATGTTCAGACGGCCGATGGCTGTATCGGCAAACGGCTTTCTCAAACAGCCGATGCACGAGTACACGGGACAACAGGGAAAATTCCAACATCCGTTTAA
- a CDS encoding TraE/TraK family type IV conjugative transfer system protein, translating into MEFNKAKARIKQHAKDLFSKASINTVLALSLLGMVIYQLTVNKETILVPPHLSEEAVVSRNHASKEYYQPFVQMVVGSISAATPENADEVYKWTRKFFIDEVWANLGPQILAIKTNPKFNGINLMSYFSIEGIEYEPRTEIFYVYGKLTSAQYRKGRIQPVRSIYATYEVRMEMFAGVPKVTHWRPYEGVPMTQIWKEKHPELAKKREAELEKTVENHQTHPHADEEDIVQEKDYSITDDEAADSMPASEISKSDSQQPPESTASQIMRGVQPPAPTGSPANSQDDLL; encoded by the coding sequence ATGGAGTTCAATAAAGCAAAAGCGCGTATTAAACAACACGCAAAAGACCTTTTTTCCAAAGCCTCAATAAATACGGTATTGGCACTTTCATTATTAGGCATGGTCATTTATCAGCTGACGGTCAATAAGGAAACAATATTAGTTCCGCCCCATTTATCCGAAGAAGCAGTAGTAAGTAGAAACCATGCCTCTAAGGAATATTATCAACCATTTGTTCAAATGGTGGTTGGATCTATATCGGCTGCCACTCCTGAAAATGCAGATGAAGTATACAAATGGACTCGAAAATTCTTCATCGATGAAGTATGGGCTAATCTCGGACCACAGATCTTGGCCATCAAAACAAACCCAAAGTTCAACGGTATCAATCTGATGAGCTACTTCTCAATAGAAGGAATAGAGTACGAGCCACGCACAGAAATATTTTACGTATATGGCAAATTAACCTCTGCTCAGTACAGAAAGGGAAGAATCCAACCTGTCCGTTCAATCTATGCAACCTACGAAGTCCGTATGGAAATGTTTGCAGGGGTTCCCAAGGTTACACATTGGCGACCTTATGAAGGTGTGCCAATGACACAAATATGGAAAGAAAAACACCCTGAGTTAGCCAAAAAACGGGAAGCTGAATTAGAAAAAACAGTAGAAAACCATCAAACGCATCCACACGCTGATGAAGAAGATATTGTGCAAGAAAAAGATTACAGCATTACTGATGATGAAGCAGCCGACAGCATGCCTGCATCTGAAATATCAAAATCAGATAGCCAGCAACCGCCAGAAAGTACAGCTTCACAGATTATGCGTGGAGTTCAGCCACCGGCTCCAACCGGCTCTCCAGCCAATTCGCAAGATGACTTACTTTAG
- a CDS encoding type IV conjugative transfer system protein TraL, which translates to MNEETIVFPQYVDNFVPIMFWEADDIIPFFIGFEGGVLLSMLIDHWTVQVSGILIGIYSSRKYAQSKQENLSGMIFHKLYTIGIYRMNKIFQYGLMRRWMH; encoded by the coding sequence ATGAACGAAGAAACCATTGTTTTTCCCCAATACGTTGATAACTTTGTTCCGATTATGTTTTGGGAAGCTGACGACATCATTCCATTTTTTATCGGATTTGAGGGGGGCGTCTTACTCAGTATGTTAATTGATCACTGGACAGTTCAAGTAAGTGGAATTTTGATTGGAATTTATTCTTCTCGAAAATATGCTCAATCAAAACAGGAAAATTTATCAGGAATGATATTTCACAAACTATACACCATAGGCATTTATCGAATGAACAAAATATTTCAATACGGTTTAATGAGAAGGTGGATGCACTAA
- a CDS encoding TraB/VirB10 family protein — MKEKLREHFGGGNAVSKTNIAIGVGIIVFLVIAGVLLSRDISKADFGKKKGTEQLLQNTQPDVGNQNLAGEIRHLRDEIRAIQSSKQSSQLNEEQLNALLERKIAEKIGNARAGSTPTGNPFETQGQNPAGQNAPLLGMNEDSTEGQSANVASAASGQVGNQDPAGKRQGLRRMKEESAAKGGKSDDNQTFLPPGSVLSYYLLTGINAPTNLTADDKNPPVALLTIKGDAILPNGFSAHLEDCFVTAAVFGQYMDSRAVGRTNKISCIRDDGKAVEATLTGQINGEDGKAGWHGRTVSRTGKALAGLARVGIYQTLADIGAGAANGLNVNVGGSSSNGTARTQINLGGTAGQAVARNAGTAFEKMANIYEKYGEQAIPVIEVEPGRTGEIVLTEGLTLEFSKEIK, encoded by the coding sequence GTGAAAGAGAAACTTAGAGAACATTTTGGGGGTGGCAACGCAGTTTCCAAAACCAATATCGCTATCGGCGTAGGCATTATAGTATTTTTAGTTATAGCCGGTGTCCTTCTTTCAAGAGATATTTCAAAAGCCGATTTTGGTAAGAAAAAAGGAACAGAGCAATTGCTTCAAAATACTCAACCCGACGTAGGCAACCAGAATCTAGCCGGTGAAATACGCCATCTTCGCGACGAAATAAGAGCTATACAATCTAGCAAACAAAGTTCTCAACTTAATGAAGAACAGTTGAACGCCTTACTTGAGCGAAAAATTGCCGAAAAGATTGGCAATGCACGTGCGGGAAGTACACCGACAGGAAATCCATTTGAGACCCAAGGTCAAAACCCGGCCGGACAGAACGCCCCTTTACTAGGTATGAATGAAGACTCAACCGAAGGCCAATCAGCGAATGTCGCCTCAGCAGCAAGCGGCCAAGTTGGCAACCAAGATCCTGCTGGCAAAAGACAGGGTTTGCGTAGGATGAAAGAAGAAAGCGCGGCCAAAGGAGGAAAATCTGATGATAATCAAACATTTCTGCCCCCGGGATCTGTTCTGTCCTACTACTTACTGACAGGTATTAACGCACCTACAAATTTGACCGCGGATGATAAGAATCCCCCGGTTGCTCTGCTCACTATTAAAGGAGATGCCATTTTACCAAATGGATTTTCGGCGCATTTAGAAGATTGCTTTGTGACAGCAGCCGTATTCGGCCAATACATGGATTCCCGCGCAGTAGGGCGCACTAACAAAATCAGCTGCATTCGAGATGACGGTAAGGCTGTTGAGGCCACACTTACAGGCCAAATCAATGGGGAAGATGGTAAAGCCGGATGGCACGGCCGTACCGTTTCCCGTACCGGTAAAGCATTGGCCGGACTTGCCAGAGTTGGGATTTATCAAACACTCGCCGATATTGGTGCAGGGGCGGCAAACGGATTAAATGTTAATGTGGGTGGTTCATCTTCAAACGGAACGGCACGAACACAAATTAATTTGGGTGGGACGGCTGGGCAAGCGGTTGCAAGGAATGCAGGAACGGCATTTGAAAAAATGGCCAACATTTATGAAAAATACGGTGAACAAGCCATTCCTGTAATTGAAGTTGAACCTGGTCGAACTGGCGAAATTGTTTTGACCGAAGGTCTTACCTTGGAATTTTCAAAGGAGATTAAATAA
- a CDS encoding DNA adenine methylase: protein MTPKPQPIVPWMGGKRRLAKHLLPLFPEHSCYVELFAGGAALFFMRPQPAKCEVLNDLNGQLVNLYRVVQHHFDEFVRQFEWTLTSREVFTRLQSIPPDVMTDIQRAARFFYLQHTAFGGKTVDQHFGTATTARGFTAANIEGRLKAAQQRLNGVYIENEPWEKCFKRYDREHTFFYADPPYWQLAGYDRSFDWAQYELLAEAMAHSRGKIMLSINDHPDIRELFKDFCIKRLELAYSVGRDKTQKTSGELVICNY, encoded by the coding sequence ATGACACCCAAGCCCCAACCCATTGTGCCGTGGATGGGCGGCAAACGCCGCCTGGCCAAACACCTGCTGCCCTTGTTTCCCGAACACAGCTGCTATGTGGAACTCTTCGCAGGTGGCGCAGCCCTGTTCTTTATGCGGCCACAGCCTGCCAAATGCGAAGTGCTCAACGACCTCAACGGCCAACTCGTCAACCTATATAGAGTCGTGCAGCACCACTTCGACGAATTTGTACGCCAGTTCGAATGGACGCTCACCAGCCGCGAAGTGTTCACCCGCCTGCAATCCATACCGCCCGATGTGATGACCGATATACAGCGCGCCGCCCGCTTCTTTTATTTGCAGCACACCGCGTTCGGCGGCAAAACGGTTGACCAACATTTCGGCACCGCCACAACCGCCCGCGGTTTCACCGCTGCAAACATCGAAGGCCGTCTGAAAGCCGCACAACAACGGCTCAACGGCGTGTACATCGAAAACGAACCGTGGGAAAAATGCTTCAAACGCTACGACCGAGAGCACACCTTCTTCTACGCCGACCCGCCGTATTGGCAGCTCGCAGGCTACGACCGCTCATTCGATTGGGCTCAATACGAACTGTTGGCCGAAGCAATGGCGCACAGCAGGGGCAAAATCATGCTCTCCATCAACGACCACCCCGACATCAGAGAGCTGTTTAAAGACTTCTGTATCAAACGGCTGGAACTGGCTTACTCAGTCGGCCGCGACAAAACGCAAAAGACCAGCGGCGAGCTGGTCATCTGCAACTATTAA
- the mobH gene encoding MobH family relaxase: MACALGAAGWLFLRSRANSPAPSETAPASTTSPKIIGDRFRILEADELIYELGLAPTIAQIKSNLGLSNENWESDGLPLLHNFIRFVQRLPASESHHHAGDRGLVKHTLDVAAMALLASNAKSWPPGAKTEEIARLTSVWRYGILTAALLHDIGKVLTSYDIELYDNPNSKDYMLWVPDTGKMEETGRRFYRVLFPEHKTAYDVHKTLGWTFFQIIVPAEARRWMGDSDPELIRTLRVYLSGCNEQHPMAQIIRQADMTSTARDLRAGSRQRFATAKRTPLIEIVMETLKEMLHERGAYFSVAVTAGGDIFRKGNSVFVMAKNVPDKIRDFLEKHHPDTAASFPSDNQRIFDTLLEYGAVLPAPHDEGKAVANVEVRFERNDGEVKNHLFSVLQFNLHTLYPEEPYPAEFLGSLEVLTHTVKQPKQARESAGTADVATEDDAGTVAVQTDTATSETGQATISSLPENYVIPEPPKACKETAPKSEPAPASANSIDDFLMQHNLLAIPDEEEIAPKSETGSEAVPDIPANNTEKAAATASNAGASETAATVLHHEKQPSKTIAKPVPTLPQNNKKMTTGAIKNLFADSKPKTAAISASVQQEDAAIIPATESAEAGLAESRKERDSRPALAPRPVEVFKGDSPEMDQLFGENGTPPKHKPNKAMEEKKLALQAEGKRFLSWLADSLADGSISINQNDSMVHFIEQGMILVTPLVFKTYTGGFFDKSNPTCPGLLAQQGFLTVGWHERHNNSAIFHAYADGKFLLNCLLIPERNIRFFIRPGSRPANNTDLSVSDKRAPSNLGRLGKS; encoded by the coding sequence ATGGCTTGCGCCCTCGGTGCCGCCGGGTGGCTGTTTTTGCGAAGCAGAGCCAATTCACCGGCACCGTCCGAGACTGCTCCGGCTTCTACCACGTCGCCCAAAATTATCGGTGACCGTTTTCGCATTTTGGAAGCCGATGAGCTTATCTATGAGCTGGGCCTTGCACCGACAATCGCCCAAATTAAAAGCAATCTCGGCTTATCCAACGAAAATTGGGAGTCAGACGGCCTCCCATTGCTGCACAATTTCATCCGCTTCGTCCAACGATTACCGGCCTCCGAATCCCATCATCACGCGGGAGACAGAGGCTTGGTCAAACATACGCTGGACGTTGCCGCAATGGCCCTGCTCGCCTCCAATGCCAAAAGCTGGCCGCCGGGGGCTAAAACCGAAGAAATCGCGCGGCTGACATCCGTGTGGCGCTACGGCATTCTGACGGCCGCATTGCTGCACGACATCGGCAAAGTACTGACCTCCTACGATATAGAGCTATATGACAATCCGAACAGCAAAGACTATATGCTGTGGGTGCCGGATACGGGAAAGATGGAGGAAACCGGCCGCCGTTTTTACCGCGTTCTGTTTCCCGAGCATAAAACGGCATACGACGTACATAAGACGTTGGGCTGGACTTTCTTTCAAATCATTGTGCCGGCGGAAGCCCGCCGGTGGATGGGGGACTCGGATCCGGAGCTGATCCGCACCCTGCGGGTGTACCTGAGCGGCTGCAATGAACAACACCCGATGGCTCAGATTATCCGCCAAGCCGATATGACATCAACCGCCCGCGATTTGCGGGCCGGATCGCGGCAGCGGTTTGCAACGGCCAAGCGCACCCCGCTTATTGAAATTGTGATGGAAACGCTCAAAGAAATGCTGCACGAGCGGGGTGCTTATTTTTCTGTGGCTGTAACAGCCGGCGGCGATATTTTCCGCAAAGGCAACAGCGTTTTTGTGATGGCCAAAAACGTACCGGACAAAATCCGTGATTTTTTGGAAAAACACCATCCCGATACTGCGGCTTCTTTCCCGTCGGACAACCAGCGGATATTTGACACACTGCTGGAATACGGTGCCGTTCTACCGGCACCGCACGACGAAGGCAAAGCCGTTGCCAATGTCGAAGTCCGATTTGAGCGCAATGACGGGGAAGTTAAAAACCATCTGTTCTCCGTACTGCAATTCAACTTACACACCCTTTATCCCGAAGAACCCTACCCTGCCGAATTTTTGGGCAGCCTGGAGGTTCTGACTCATACAGTCAAACAGCCAAAGCAGGCCAGGGAATCAGCCGGCACTGCGGATGTTGCCACAGAAGATGATGCCGGTACGGTTGCCGTACAGACCGATACCGCAACATCCGAAACCGGGCAGGCAACCATCTCCTCCCTTCCCGAAAACTACGTTATTCCCGAACCGCCCAAAGCATGTAAGGAAACTGCACCAAAGTCCGAACCTGCCCCTGCTTCAGCTAACAGCATTGATGATTTTCTGATGCAGCATAATCTACTGGCCATCCCGGACGAGGAGGAAATTGCACCAAAATCCGAAACCGGATCTGAAGCTGTGCCGGATATACCGGCAAACAATACGGAGAAAGCTGCCGCAACCGCCAGCAATGCCGGAGCGTCTGAAACTGCCGCAACCGTCCTTCATCACGAAAAACAGCCGTCTAAAACCATAGCCAAGCCTGTTCCGACATTGCCGCAGAACAATAAGAAGATGACTACGGGCGCAATCAAAAACCTGTTTGCCGACAGCAAGCCGAAAACTGCCGCAATATCCGCTTCTGTGCAACAAGAGGATGCGGCAATCATTCCCGCAACGGAAAGTGCCGAAGCGGGATTGGCAGAAAGCCGCAAAGAAAGAGACAGCCGCCCTGCTCTGGCACCGCGTCCCGTCGAAGTGTTCAAAGGAGACAGCCCAGAAATGGATCAACTCTTCGGAGAAAACGGCACTCCGCCGAAACATAAGCCGAATAAAGCCATGGAAGAAAAAAAACTGGCCTTACAGGCCGAAGGCAAACGTTTCCTGAGCTGGCTTGCGGACAGTCTTGCAGACGGAAGCATCAGCATCAACCAAAACGACTCTATGGTGCACTTTATCGAGCAGGGCATGATTCTGGTTACACCGTTGGTGTTCAAAACCTATACGGGCGGTTTTTTCGACAAGAGTAATCCCACGTGTCCGGGACTGCTGGCGCAACAGGGTTTTTTGACGGTTGGCTGGCATGAAAGACATAACAATTCGGCTATTTTCCATGCCTATGCGGACGGCAAATTTTTACTCAATTGCCTGTTGATTCCCGAAAGAAACATACGTTTCTTTATCCGTCCGGGCAGTCGGCCGGCAAACAATACCGATTTATCGGTCAGCGACAAACGCGCTCCGTCAAATTTGGGCAGATTGGGCAAATCATGA
- a CDS encoding Com family DNA-binding transcriptional regulator: MKHRCKNCNRLLAVGTGDFEIKCPRCKTANAIRALTTENAAEHPTFQKGRNGCPENPQP; encoded by the coding sequence ATGAAACACCGTTGCAAAAATTGTAACAGACTCTTGGCCGTCGGCACGGGCGACTTTGAAATCAAATGCCCGCGCTGCAAAACCGCCAACGCCATCCGCGCTTTAACAACCGAGAATGCCGCCGAGCATCCAACCTTTCAGAAAGGACGCAATGGATGCCCGGAAAACCCCCAACCCTAA
- a CDS encoding DNA cytosine methyltransferase has translation MDARKTPNPKPALGSLFAGIGGFDLGFEAAGFQTAWQVEIDPVCRAVLADRFPRAERHEDVRTCLPALSRADVVVSGFPCQDVSAMGKRRGLAGERTGLFFDAMCIVQPLQPRWLVLENVPGLLFSNDGRDFQTVLETLAQCGYVGYWRVLDSRYFGVPTKRRRIFVVAGFRELPPVEFLGDAGPMERLSGKTEAGSAWADAHPTLLAGFADGTSIDISGGNIVAVENSRHQMVERQRASEDYGLRRGLDAADAREARAAGNAVCPQVAQWIAEKLIKTF, from the coding sequence ATGGATGCCCGGAAAACCCCCAACCCTAAACCCGCTCTCGGCAGCCTCTTCGCCGGCATCGGCGGCTTCGACCTCGGCTTCGAGGCCGCAGGATTTCAGACGGCCTGGCAGGTCGAAATCGACCCCGTCTGCCGCGCCGTGTTGGCCGACCGCTTCCCCCGTGCAGAGCGGCACGAAGACGTGCGCACCTGTCTGCCCGCACTCTCCCGCGCCGATGTTGTCGTCAGCGGCTTCCCCTGCCAAGACGTTTCGGCAATGGGCAAACGGCGGGGCCTTGCCGGAGAACGCACCGGGCTGTTCTTCGATGCAATGTGCATCGTGCAGCCCCTTCAACCGCGCTGGCTGGTGCTTGAAAATGTCCCCGGTCTCTTGTTTTCAAACGATGGCCGCGACTTCCAAACGGTGCTTGAAACGCTTGCCCAATGCGGGTATGTGGGATACTGGCGAGTGCTGGACAGCCGTTATTTCGGAGTCCCCACTAAACGCCGCCGCATATTCGTGGTCGCAGGTTTTCGAGAGCTGCCCCCCGTGGAGTTCTTGGGTGATGCCGGACCAATGGAGCGCCTATCTGGCAAGACGGAAGCGGGCAGCGCCTGGGCGGACGCTCATCCTACGCTGCTTGCGGGTTTCGCCGACGGGACAAGTATCGACATCTCGGGCGGAAATATCGTCGCTGTCGAAAACAGCAGGCATCAGATGGTTGAGCGGCAGCGAGCGTCTGAAGATTATGGGCTTCGGCGCGGACTGGATGCGGCCGACGCTCGCGAGGCTCGGGCTGCCGGAAACGCCGTCTGTCCGCAAGTCGCACAATGGATTGCCGAAAAACTCATCAAAACATTCTGA
- a CDS encoding OmpA family protein, with product MKPVMILGYMLAISITGCASTEPVFDMADKVPVLKHVMLPTPVTDSDSVVPGISNVPYLVQGDDTELRHLVVSFDEHTTQPELLHTVHFKTASHQMSQAEQRSLKNKRHLFNEGVTLSGYADPRGSDSYNQKLSEKRVANVRHTLNKLGISTRDECAYGESRIPDILNCEE from the coding sequence ATGAAACCGGTCATGATTTTGGGATATATGTTGGCCATATCAATTACCGGTTGTGCATCAACCGAACCCGTATTTGATATGGCCGATAAAGTGCCAGTATTAAAACACGTCATGCTACCAACGCCTGTGACAGATTCTGATTCAGTGGTACCCGGCATTAGCAATGTGCCGTATTTGGTTCAAGGGGACGATACGGAGCTCCGCCATTTGGTTGTGTCATTCGATGAACACACAACCCAGCCTGAGCTGTTGCACACAGTTCACTTTAAAACCGCTTCCCACCAAATGTCTCAAGCTGAGCAACGTTCACTAAAAAATAAACGTCATTTATTTAATGAAGGTGTGACGCTATCAGGATATGCCGACCCACGTGGTTCAGATAGCTATAACCAAAAGCTATCTGAAAAAAGGGTAGCAAACGTCAGGCATACCCTGAATAAATTAGGTATCTCAACACGCGATGAATGCGCTTACGGCGAAAGTCGCATACCCGATATTCTCAACTGTGAGGAATAA